The Bradyrhizobium sp. WSM471 genome includes the window GCCGGCCTTGGCCCCGATGCCCGAACAGGCCTCGCAAGTGACCGAGACCGGGATCTCGATCTGCGCGGTCTTGCCACCAAAAGCTTCCTCGAGCGTGATTTCCATGTTGTAGCGCAGGTCGGCGCCGCGCTCGCGGCCGCCGCGGCCGCCGCGCTGTCCGGCCATGCCGAACAAATCTTCGAAAATGTCGGAAAAGGAAGAGGCGAAGCCCGCGCCGAAACCGGCGCCGCCACCGCCGCCCTGCTCGAAGGCGGCATGGCCGTAACGGTCATAGGCGGCGCGCTTGTCCTTGTCTTTCAGGACCTCGTAGGCCTCGTTGATTTCCTTGAACTTGACTTCGCTGGTGTCGTCCCCGGGATTGCGGTCAGGGTGAAACTTCATCGCCAGCTTGCGGAACGACGATTTCAGGACGGAATCGTCGGCATCGCGTTCGACTTCGAGGGTTTCGTAGTAGCAGCGCTTGGTGGACGTGGACATGATGAGCTCGGTCTATCCGATCGCGATTCAAGTCGGAGCGAAGCAACGTCGCCATGCAGCGATATAGGCACCCTTCCGCCTCGCGGCAGAGGATTGCACGGCAGTGTTCAGAATAACGGCTGGGAATTGATCGATCGTAACGGGGCCGGCTTTAACAGAGCCGATTCTAACAGAGCGTTGCCCCATCGAGCCCGACACGATGGCCTCCCCCGCGAGGGAGGAGGCCGTTGGCGCGTGTGGGGTCCAAGCCGTCCGCATCATCACCCTCGCAGGGTTCAGGCGGACTTCTTGTTGTTCTTGTCGTCGTCGACTTCGGTAAATTCCGCGTCGACGACGTCGTCCTTGGCCGCATCCTTCTTGGCGTCGGCCTCGGCCTGCTGCTTGTACATGGCCTCGCCGAGCTTCATCGACGCCTGGGCCAGCGTTTGGGTCTTGGCCTTGATCGCTTCGGCATCGTCGCCCTTCAGCGCTTCCTTGAGGTCGCTGACGGCATCCTCGATGGCGCGGCGCTCGGTCTCTGCGACCTTCGAACCGTGCTCGGCCAGTGCCTTCTCGGTCGAATGCACCAGTCCGTCCGCGTCGTTCTTGGCGGTCACGGCCTCGCGGCGCTTCTTGTCCGCCTCGGCATTGGCCTCGGCGTCCTTGACCATTTTCTCGATGTCGGCTTCCGACAGACCGCCGGAGGCCTGGATGCGGATCTGCTGCTCCTTGGACGTGGCCTTGTCCTTGGCCGAGACGTTGACGATGCCGTTGGCGTCGATGTCGAAGGTCACCTCGATCTGCGGCATGCCGCGCGGAGCCGGGGGAATGCCCATCAGGTCGAACTGGCCGAGCATCTTGTTGTCGGCCGCCATTTCACGCTCGCCCTGGAAGACGCGGATGGTGACCGCGTTCTGGCTGTCCTCGGCGGTCGAGAACACCTGGCTCTTCTTGGTCGGGATCGTGGTGTTGCGGTCGATGATGCGGGTGAACACGCCGCCCAGCGTCTCGATGCCCAGCGACAGCGGGGTCACGTCGAGCAGCAGCACGTCCTTGACGTCGCCCTGAAGCACGCCGGCCTGGATCGCGGCGCCGATCGCCACGACTTCGTCCGGGTTGACGCCCTTGTGCGGCTCCTTGCCGAACAGCTGCTTCACGACTTCCTGGACCTTCGGCATGCGCGACATGCCGCCGACCAGCACCACTTCGCCGATCTCGGCGGCGGTGAGGCCGGCATCCTTCAGCGCCTTGCGGCAGGGCTCGACGGTCTTCTGAACGAGGTCATCGACCAGCGCCTCGAACTTGGCGCGGGTGAGCTTCATCGTCAGATGCTTCGGGCCGGTCTGGTCCGCGGTGATGAAGGGCAGGTTGATCTCGGTCTGCGTCGTCGACGACAGCTCGATCTTGGCCTTTTCAGCGGCTTCCTTCAGGCGCTGCAACGCGAGCTTGTCGTTGCGCAGGTTGATGCCCTGCTCCTTCTGGAATTCGTCGGCGAGATAGCCGACCAGGCGCATGTCGAAGTCTTCGCCGCCGAGGAAGGTGTCGCCGTTGGTCGACTTCACCTCGAACACGCCGTCGCCGATTTCGAGAATCGAGATATCGAACGTGCCGCCGCCGAGATCGTACACGGCGATCGTGCCGGCCTTGGTCTTGTCGAGGCCATAAGCGAGCGCGGCCGCGGTCGGCTCGTTGATGATGCGCAGCACTTCAAGGCCAGCGATCTTGCCGGCGTCCTTGGTCGCCTGGCGCTGGGCGTCGTTGAAGTAGGCGGGCACGGTGATGACGGCCTGGTCGACCTTCTGGCCCAGATGGGCTTCCGCGGTCTCCTTCATCTTCTGCAAGATGAACGCCGAGACCTGCGAGGGCGAGTAGGTCTGGCCGTCGGCCTCGACCCAGGCGTCGCCGTTGGAAGCCTTCACGATCTTGTACGGAACGAGCTTCTTGTCCTTCTCGACCATCGGGTCGTCGTAGCGGCGGCCGATCAGGCGCTTCACTGCGAAGAACGTGCGCTCGGGATTGGTGACGGCCTGGCGCTTGGCCGGTTGGCCGACGAGGCGCTCACCGTCGTCCGTCACGGCGACGATCGAAGGCGTCGTGCGCATGCCTTCGGAATTCTCGATGACTTTGGCGTTCTTGCCATCCATTACGGCGACGCACGAATTCGTGGTGCCGAGGTCGATCCCGATGACCTTTCCCATGGTCCTGTATCCTTGTTTTTGCGGCAGGCTGGCTGGGCCCAGAAGGCACCCGAACCGAAACCCCCTAAGATCAAACATTCGCGATATTGCGATGGTTGGGGGTCATATAGGAGGGGGGGAGGTGCCCGCAAGGACCGAACGCAAGTTTCGGCCGTGAAAACATTGGGTTTTGGAAGAACATATCCGGGCTGCACCGCCCTTGCGGGTGAGGAATTATTAACAGGTCCCGCGATCGGCCGGCATCCGCTACCGCATTCCGCCCCGCCCTGTTGCGGCGAGTCCAAACCCGCTAAAAGGCGGGCAGCCGGCCGGGCTCGTCATCGGGCTGCCTTGCGCGACAAAGCGGCCGGCTGGCCACCATCGAACGGCCTCAATGTGAACCAATCAGAGTGCCCATGAAGCTGATCCGCCCCCTCGCCGCGCTCGCCCTCCTCGTCGCCTCTGCGCTTCCGGCTCTGGCTGCCGACGCCGTTTTCCCACCCGGCTTGCGCCTCGGCATGGTGCCATTGGTCGGCCTCAGCACGGCCAAGACCTTTCCCGGCTTCGAGAGCGAGGACGGCAACGTCAAGGTGCTGATCACAGAGCTGCCGCCGGCGGCCTATGGCGAGGTCGTGAGCGCCTTCAACTCCAATCCGGCCGGCACCAACGGCGTCAAGCAGGACAAGATCGAGACGCCCGCGGGTCTTGCCTATTTCACCACGGAGAGCGGCAAGGCCGGCGAGACCCCGGTGCGGCGCTATTCGATGATCGTGCCGGGCGCCGGCTTCTCCGGCTATGTCGCGGTGCAGATTCCGGAGAATGCGATCAAGATCTACACCGACGAGGCGGTGCGGCAGATGTTCGCGAGCGTCGTCACCCGCAAGCAGGTCCCGGCCGACGAGCAGATCGCGCTGATGCCTTTCAAGATCACCGATCTCGCCGACTTCAAGGACGTTCGCACGCTGGCGCCTGGCTCGAGCATCATCCTGGCCGACGGCGACGAGAGCTCCGGCTATGAATCGAAGCCGTTCATCATCCTCGGCGTGATTGGCGCCACCCCGCAAGCCGCCGACGACCGCGCCCGCTTCGCCCAGGAGGCTGCGCTCCAGATTCCCGGCGTGCGGGAGTCGCGCGTCACCATGTCCGAGCCGATCCGCATCAGCGGCCAGCAGGGTTTCGAGACCCGGATCGACGGCATCAGCGGCAAGGACAAGACGCCGGTGACCGTGGTGCAGTGGATCCGCTTCAGCAGCGGCGCCTCGCTGCGCATCATCGCCAGCGCCCCGCGCGAGCAATGGCCGGCCGCCTTCCCCCGCTTCCGCGCGGTCCGCGACGGCATCCAGCCGAAGGGCTAGCCCGACATCCTTCGCCGGGACGACGCTGATATCCGGTCAGCAGCCCAACGACTCACCAAAGTCGGCCGCATTTTCGGGCTTCTGTTCGTATACGAACGGAACTAGGCTCCCCTTCCGTTGAGTTCATCCTGGAGGGAGGCGAATGATGCTGGATCGGCGACAAATCTTGGCGGCGCTCGGGACGAGCGCGCTCGTGGCGCTCGCGCCAACCGCAATTCTGGCAGCGGCATCGATCAAGCCGGACGATGCATCCGCGCTGCTCGTGATCGACGTGCAGAACTGCTTCCTGCCCGGCGGCAGTCTTGCCGTGAAGGAAGGCGAGCAGGTGGTGCCCGTCATCAACAAGATCTCGAAAGCGTTTTCGAACGTGGTGATGACGCAGGACTGGCACACGCAAGGCCATGTTTCCTTTGCGTCAGTCCACGCCGGCAAGAAGCCGTTCGAGACCGTCGATCTTCCCTATGGCAAGCAGGTGCTGTGGCCCGACCATTGCGTGCAGGGCACCGACGGCGCCGCGCTGTCGAAAGACCTTGCGATCCCGCACGCCGAGCTCATCATCCGCAAGGGTTTTCACAAGGACGTTGACAGCTATTCGGCCTTTCTCGAAGCCGACGGCAAGACCTCGACCGGCCTTGCCGGTTATCTGAAGGCGCGCAAGATCAAGCGCGTCTTCGTCGCGGGGCTGGCGACGGATTTCTGCGTCGCCTGGACCGCGCTGGACGCGCGCAAGGCGGGCTTCGAGGTCTATGTGGTGGAAGACGCGTGCCGCGGCATCGACAATCAGGGTTCGCTCGCAAAAGCCTGGGCCGACATGGCCAAGGCTGGCGTGAAGCGGATCCAGTCTGCGGATATCGCGGCGAGCGCGTAAGAGGCGCGATCGAACTGCAAGACCCTCGTCCTGAGGAGCGCGCTTCTTCGCGCGCGTCTCGAAGGATTGAAGGCCTCGCTGCAGCAGCTCGGCCTACATGGTTCGAGACGGCGCTTGGCGCCTTCTCGCCATGAGGATCAGTTGGCCGCGCCGTTCGGCTCGTTGCTGTTGGCAGCGGGCGCGGCCTTGGCGCCGCCCTTGGCGACACCGACCAAGGCGGGACGCAGCACGCGCTCGCCGATGGTGTAGCCGGCCTGCATGACCTGCACGACGGTGCCCGCGGGTACCGATGCATCTGGCACCTCGAACATCGCCTGCTGGAAGTTCGGGTCGAACTTCTGGCCCAGAGGATCGAACTTCTTCACGCCGTGTTTTTCCAGCGCGCTGAGCAGCGAGCGCTCGGTCAACTCGACGCCCTCGATCAGCGAGGCGAGGCCTGCATCGGCCGTCGCACGGGCTTCGGCCGGAACGGCATCGAGAGCGCGCTGGAGGTTGTCGGCGATGTCGAGCACGTCGCGGGCAAAGCCCGTGACGCCGTAGAGCTTGGCGTCAGCGACCTCCTTGGCGGTGCGCTTGCGCAAATTCTCCATCTCGGCCAGCGTCCGCAGCATGCGATCGCGCGCCTCGGCGACTTCCTTCTGCAGAAGCTCGACCGAGCCCGGCTCGGGATCGTCGGGCATGATGTAGGGTTTTGACACCACGGGCTCGCCGGCCGCAGCACTCGTGTCTTCGGGTTGCCGGTCTCGATCGGTCATCGGCTCTCTTTTCGCATTCGTCTCAGGGGGTTTCTGGCCCGGATATCGTGCTTCGGGCGCCGAAAATCAAGCGCCCGTGATCGGGGGAGACGCCGGTCAGCCCCCCAGGAGCCGGCTGACGATGCGGGCAGCGTAGTCCACGGTCGGGATCACGCGGGCATAATTCAGCCGCGTCGGCCCGATCACGCCCAAAACGCCGACGATATGGCCGGCGGCATCCCGATAGGGCGAGATGATGGTGGACGAGCCCGACAGCGAAAACAGCTTGTTCTCACTGCCGATGAAGATCCGCACGCCTTCCGCGGTTTCGGCGCGGCCGAGCAGGTCGATCACGCCGCGCTTGGTCTCGAGATCGTCGAACAGCAGGCGAACGCGCTCGAGATCCTCCAGCGCATGCAAATCCTCGAGCAGATTGGCGTGGCCGCGGACGATGAGCTGCCGGTCCTCGTTCTCGCCGCCCGACCAGCTGGCGATGCCGGCCGAGATCACCTTGTGGGTCAGCTGATCGAGCTCGGTGCGCGCCTCTCCGAGCGCGGTCTCGAGCTCCAGCCGGGCCTCGGCCAGGGTCCGGCCCCGGATCCGCGCATTGAGGAAGTTGCCGGCTTCGGTCAACGCCGAGGATGGAACCCCCGGCGGCAGCGTCAACACGCGGTTTTCGACCTGCCCGTCCTCGCCGACCAGGATTACCAGCGCCTTTTCCGGTTCCAACCGGACGAATTCGATATGTTTCAGCCGCGCATTGGATTTCGGCGTCAGCACGACGGCGGCCGCGCGGGTCAGGCCGGAAAGCCGCGTCAATGCCTCCTCGAGCGCAGCCTCGACCGATTGCGCGTGGCCGACGGAGGTCAACTGGCTCTGGATCGCCTGCCGTTCACCGTCATTGAGGTCGCCGACCTGCATCAGGGCATCGACGAAGAAGCGCAGGCCGAGTTCCGTCGGCAGCCGGCCGGCGGAAGTGTGCGGGGCATAGATCAGGCCGAGCTGTTCCAGGTCGGCCATGACGTTGCGGACCGAGGCGGGCGACAGCGGCATGGCGATCAAGCGCGAAATATTGCGCGAGCCCACCGGCTCGCCGGTCGCGAGATAGCTTTCGACGATTTGACGAAAGATGTCGCGGGAACGCTCGTTGAGCTGGGCGAGGCCCGCGCGCGGCGCGATCAGATGGATCGGATCGTGATGGGCCACAGACCGTAACTCCTCTAAGCTACAGGTAATTTGTCTATCCCGGACGCTTCTGACAAGCGTGGCGTTGGCGGATTGAAAATCGCAGGTGAAGAAGGCCTCGATCTTCCCCCTTGCCGCCCACCCTCACCCCCCCTACAAGCACCGCCAACAGCCCTTTTCCGAGAGTTTTGGAGGATTTCCCATGCGGCCAAGCCGCCGTGCGCCCGACGAATTGCGCCCCGTGACGCTGGAGCGCGGCGTGGTCAAATATGCGGAAGGTTCGTGCCTGGTGAAATTCGGCGACACCCACGTGCTGGTCACCGCCACGCTGGAAGACCGCCTGCCGCCATGGCTGAAGGGCCAGGGCCGCGGCTGGGTCACCGCCGAATACGGCATGCTGCCGCGCGCGACCTCGGAACGCACCCGCCGCGAGGCCTCCGCCGGAAAGCAGAGCGGCCGCACCGTCGAAATTCAGCGCCTGATCGGCCGCTCGCTGCGCACCGTCATCAATCTCGAAGCGCTTGGCGAACGCCAGATCACGGTCGATTGCGACGTGCTCCAGGCCGACGGCGGCACCCGCACGGCCTCGATCACCGGTGCCTGGGTCGCGCTCGCCGATTGCGTCAGCTGGATGAAGGCGCGCAACATGGTGAAGGCCAATGTGTTGCGCGACAACGTCGCCGCGATCTCCTGCGGCATCTACAAGGGCACGCCCGTGCTCGACCTCGACTATGCCGAGGACTCCGAAGCCGATACCGACGCCAATTTCGTCATGACGGGCGATGGCCGCATCATCGAAGTCCAGGGCACCGCGGAACGCGAGCCGTTCACGGAAGCCGAGTTCCTGGCGTTGATGGCGCTGGCACGCAAGGGCGTCGCGCGTCTCGTGGACTTGCAGAAACTGGCGGTAGCGTAGTCAATAGCCCGATGCATCGCCGAATCACCGGAAAGCTGGTCATCGCGACCCATAATCCCGGCAAGCTCGCCGAGATGAAGGAGCTGCTCGCGCCTTACGGCATCGATGCGGTCTCGGCCGGCGAGCTAGGTCTTGCCGAACCGGAAGAGACCGGAAACGATTTCCGCAGCAACGCCGCGATCAAGGCGATCGCGGCAGCGCAGGCGACGAAGCTGCCGTCCTTCGCCGATGATTCCGGCATCGTGGTCGACGCGCTCGACGGCGCGCCCGGCATCTATTCGGCGCGCTGGGCCGGTCCGAACAAGGATTTTGCCGCGGCGATGGCGCAGATCGAGCGCCTGTTGCAGGAGCGCGGCGCGACCACGCCCGCCAAACGCAAGGCGCATTTCGTTTCCGCGCTCTGCGTTGCATGGCCCGACGATCATTGCGAAGAGGTCGAGGCGCGCGTCGACGGCACGCTGGTGTGGCCGCCGCGCGGCACCGCCGGCTTCGGCTACGACCCGATGTTTTTGCCCGACGGCCATAGCCGCACCTTCGGCGAGATGGAGAGCATCGAGAAGCACGGCCTGCCGCCGCTCGGTCTCGGCCTGTCGCACCGTGCCCGCGCCTTCGTGAAACTGGCGGAGATCTGCCTTGAGCCGCGCTAAGGAAGCCTTCGGCGTCTACGTGCACTGGCCGTTCTGCCTGTCGAAGTGCCCCTATTGCGACTTCAACAGCCATGTCCGCCACGCCGCGATCGACGAGCCGCGCTTTGCGTCGGCTTTCGCGCGCGAGATCGCTGCGACCGCCGAGCGCGCGCCCGGCCGCGAAGTCACCTCGATCTTTCTCGGCGGCGGCACGCCCTCGCTCATGCAGCCTGCAACCGTCGGCGCCGTGCTCGACGCCATCGGCAAGCACTGGACCGTGGCGAAAGATGTCGAAGTCACGCTGGAGGCAAACCCGACCAGCGTCGAAGCCACGCGCTTTGCCGGTTATCGCACCGCCGGCGTCAACCGGGTCTCGCTCGGCGTGCAGGCGCTCGACGATGCCTCGCTGAAAGCGCTGGGCCGCATGCACAGCGCGCGCGAGGCCCTCGACGCGGTCGCCATCGCGCGCCGCTCGTTCGATCGTTATTCGTTCGACCTGATCTACGCCCGTCCCGACCAGACGCCGGCGATGTGGGCCGATGAATTGCGTCTCGCGATCGGCGAGGCGGCCGAGCATCTGTCGCTCTATCAATTGACGATCGAGGAAGGCACGCCGTTCTTCGGCCTGCATCAGGCCGGGAAGCTGAAAACGCCGGATGAAGCCGTCGCACGCGCGCTCTACGACGTCACGCAAGAGACCTGCGACAGGCTCGGCCTGCCCGCCTACGAGATTTCAAATCACGCGCGGCGGGGCGCCGAGTGCCGGCACAATCTGGTCTACTGGCGCGGCGAGGAATATGCCGGCATCGGCCCCGGTGCCCATGGCCGGCTCGACATCGACGGTATCAGGCACGCGACCGCCACCGAGAAGCGTCCCGAAGCCTGGCTGATGCGGGTCGAGACCAACGGCCACGGCATCGTCACCGACGATCTCCTCAACAGCGAGGAGCGCGCCGACGAATTCCTGCTGATGGGGTTGCGCCTCGCCGAGGGCATCGACCCCGAGCGCTACCGCGCGCTGTCAGGCCGCTCGCTCGATCCCAAGCGCATCACGCTGCTGCGCGAAGAAGGCGCGATCACGGTGGATGCAACGGGACGGCTGCGCGTGACGAGCAGCGGTTTTCCGGTGCTGGACGCAGTGGTCGCGGATCTGGCGGCGTAGCGAGATCTCGTAGCCCGGATGGAGCGCAGCGTAATCCGGGTTCTGTCCGCGTGGTGAGACCGTCCCGGATTGCGCTGCGCTCCATCCGGGCTACGAAGCGATCAAGCCCCAAAACTCTTCGGCGAGCCCGCCACGGCTACGCCGCCGCCGGTCGTGACCTTCATCACCGCGAGGCCGCGCTCGTTGGTGCCGTCGGCGCGGAAGCGGAACAGGCCGTCGATGCCAGCGAAGCCGGAGGGGTTGGTGAGAATGTCGGAGGAGAAGCGCGTGGTGCCCTGCGTGCGCGCGAGCGCGGCGACGAGGGCGACGGCGTCATAGGCGAGCGTTGCGGTGCGCACGGGCTCGGCGCCGTATTTGGTGCGATAGCGGCCGGCGAAGGCGCGGAAGCCGGCCGGGTCCGGCGCGGCGTAGAGGCCGCCCTGCAAGCTGGAGCTGGCATAGACGCGCGGACTGTCCCACAGGCCGGTACCGAGCAGCTGGATATTGCGCAGGTTAGCACCCGCCGCGCTCAACGCATCGGCGACCGAGACGACGGCGTCGCCATCATCGGCGATGAACAGCGCATCGGCGCTGCCGAGCTGCTGCGCCACGGTCCGCGCCGGCGTAGCGCGATCGGCGCCGTATTTCTCGAACGCGACAATGCGCCCGCCACGGCGCGGCACCGCCGCCTTCACCGCGGCCTCGACCACATTGCCATAGGCATTGTCGGGCACGAGCACGGCGACGGAGCGCTTTCCGATGCTGGCGGAATATTCGACGATGCGGTTGACGTCGGACTCCGGCAGGAAGCTCAGCAGATAGACACCGCGCCCGGCGATGCTGGAATCGGTCGAGAACGCGATCACCGAGATGCCGCGCGTGCGCGCGATCTGCGCCACCGCAGGCACCGATTGCGCGAACAGCGGCCCCAGGATGATCTCGGCGCCCTCGTCGACCGCCTGCTGCGCGCTCGCCTGCGCGCCCTGCGGGCTGCCATTGTCGTCCTTGATCAGGAGCTGGATGTTGGGATTCTGGAACTCGGCCAGCGCCATCTCGGCGGCGTTGCGCATCGACTGCGCGGCGAGGCCGGCATTGCCGGATGCCGAGAGCGGCAGGATCAGGGCAACCTTCACCCCGCCGGTGCCGGCGGTCGTCGCCTGTTGCGGCGGGCCGGCCGGCTGGGCCGGAGGCGGAGAGGAACTGCTGAACGGACTGGAGAACTGGCTCAGGCTCTGCTGCACGCCGGCGCAGGCCGACAGCAGCGGCGCGCCGAGCAAGAGGCCGAGCGCGCTTCGCCGGGTCGCCCCTGACATCAGGGGCCCCTGAACGGGAGACTCCTCCGAAAAGGAAGATCTGGGATCACGCGGGCCGAGCATGGCAGTTTCTC containing:
- the dnaK gene encoding molecular chaperone DnaK, coding for MGKVIGIDLGTTNSCVAVMDGKNAKVIENSEGMRTTPSIVAVTDDGERLVGQPAKRQAVTNPERTFFAVKRLIGRRYDDPMVEKDKKLVPYKIVKASNGDAWVEADGQTYSPSQVSAFILQKMKETAEAHLGQKVDQAVITVPAYFNDAQRQATKDAGKIAGLEVLRIINEPTAAALAYGLDKTKAGTIAVYDLGGGTFDISILEIGDGVFEVKSTNGDTFLGGEDFDMRLVGYLADEFQKEQGINLRNDKLALQRLKEAAEKAKIELSSTTQTEINLPFITADQTGPKHLTMKLTRAKFEALVDDLVQKTVEPCRKALKDAGLTAAEIGEVVLVGGMSRMPKVQEVVKQLFGKEPHKGVNPDEVVAIGAAIQAGVLQGDVKDVLLLDVTPLSLGIETLGGVFTRIIDRNTTIPTKKSQVFSTAEDSQNAVTIRVFQGEREMAADNKMLGQFDLMGIPPAPRGMPQIEVTFDIDANGIVNVSAKDKATSKEQQIRIQASGGLSEADIEKMVKDAEANAEADKKRREAVTAKNDADGLVHSTEKALAEHGSKVAETERRAIEDAVSDLKEALKGDDAEAIKAKTQTLAQASMKLGEAMYKQQAEADAKKDAAKDDVVDAEFTEVDDDKNNKKSA
- the pncA gene encoding bifunctional nicotinamidase/pyrazinamidase → MLDRRQILAALGTSALVALAPTAILAAASIKPDDASALLVIDVQNCFLPGGSLAVKEGEQVVPVINKISKAFSNVVMTQDWHTQGHVSFASVHAGKKPFETVDLPYGKQVLWPDHCVQGTDGAALSKDLAIPHAELIIRKGFHKDVDSYSAFLEADGKTSTGLAGYLKARKIKRVFVAGLATDFCVAWTALDARKAGFEVYVVEDACRGIDNQGSLAKAWADMAKAGVKRIQSADIAASA
- the grpE gene encoding nucleotide exchange factor GrpE, which translates into the protein MTDRDRQPEDTSAAAGEPVVSKPYIMPDDPEPGSVELLQKEVAEARDRMLRTLAEMENLRKRTAKEVADAKLYGVTGFARDVLDIADNLQRALDAVPAEARATADAGLASLIEGVELTERSLLSALEKHGVKKFDPLGQKFDPNFQQAMFEVPDASVPAGTVVQVMQAGYTIGERVLRPALVGVAKGGAKAAPAANSNEPNGAAN
- the hrcA gene encoding heat-inducible transcriptional repressor HrcA, whose protein sequence is MAHHDPIHLIAPRAGLAQLNERSRDIFRQIVESYLATGEPVGSRNISRLIAMPLSPASVRNVMADLEQLGLIYAPHTSAGRLPTELGLRFFVDALMQVGDLNDGERQAIQSQLTSVGHAQSVEAALEEALTRLSGLTRAAAVVLTPKSNARLKHIEFVRLEPEKALVILVGEDGQVENRVLTLPPGVPSSALTEAGNFLNARIRGRTLAEARLELETALGEARTELDQLTHKVISAGIASWSGGENEDRQLIVRGHANLLEDLHALEDLERVRLLFDDLETKRGVIDLLGRAETAEGVRIFIGSENKLFSLSGSSTIISPYRDAAGHIVGVLGVIGPTRLNYARVIPTVDYAARIVSRLLGG
- the rph gene encoding ribonuclease PH, yielding MRPSRRAPDELRPVTLERGVVKYAEGSCLVKFGDTHVLVTATLEDRLPPWLKGQGRGWVTAEYGMLPRATSERTRREASAGKQSGRTVEIQRLIGRSLRTVINLEALGERQITVDCDVLQADGGTRTASITGAWVALADCVSWMKARNMVKANVLRDNVAAISCGIYKGTPVLDLDYAEDSEADTDANFVMTGDGRIIEVQGTAEREPFTEAEFLALMALARKGVARLVDLQKLAVA
- the rdgB gene encoding RdgB/HAM1 family non-canonical purine NTP pyrophosphatase; its protein translation is MHRRITGKLVIATHNPGKLAEMKELLAPYGIDAVSAGELGLAEPEETGNDFRSNAAIKAIAAAQATKLPSFADDSGIVVDALDGAPGIYSARWAGPNKDFAAAMAQIERLLQERGATTPAKRKAHFVSALCVAWPDDHCEEVEARVDGTLVWPPRGTAGFGYDPMFLPDGHSRTFGEMESIEKHGLPPLGLGLSHRARAFVKLAEICLEPR
- the hemW gene encoding radical SAM family heme chaperone HemW, with protein sequence MSRAKEAFGVYVHWPFCLSKCPYCDFNSHVRHAAIDEPRFASAFAREIAATAERAPGREVTSIFLGGGTPSLMQPATVGAVLDAIGKHWTVAKDVEVTLEANPTSVEATRFAGYRTAGVNRVSLGVQALDDASLKALGRMHSAREALDAVAIARRSFDRYSFDLIYARPDQTPAMWADELRLAIGEAAEHLSLYQLTIEEGTPFFGLHQAGKLKTPDEAVARALYDVTQETCDRLGLPAYEISNHARRGAECRHNLVYWRGEEYAGIGPGAHGRLDIDGIRHATATEKRPEAWLMRVETNGHGIVTDDLLNSEERADEFLLMGLRLAEGIDPERYRALSGRSLDPKRITLLREEGAITVDATGRLRVTSSGFPVLDAVVADLAA
- a CDS encoding penicillin-binding protein activator translates to MLGPRDPRSSFSEESPVQGPLMSGATRRSALGLLLGAPLLSACAGVQQSLSQFSSPFSSSSPPPAQPAGPPQQATTAGTGGVKVALILPLSASGNAGLAAQSMRNAAEMALAEFQNPNIQLLIKDDNGSPQGAQASAQQAVDEGAEIILGPLFAQSVPAVAQIARTRGISVIAFSTDSSIAGRGVYLLSFLPESDVNRIVEYSASIGKRSVAVLVPDNAYGNVVEAAVKAAVPRRGGRIVAFEKYGADRATPARTVAQQLGSADALFIADDGDAVVSVADALSAAGANLRNIQLLGTGLWDSPRVYASSSLQGGLYAAPDPAGFRAFAGRYRTKYGAEPVRTATLAYDAVALVAALARTQGTTRFSSDILTNPSGFAGIDGLFRFRADGTNERGLAVMKVTTGGGVAVAGSPKSFGA